The following are from one region of the Nocardioides marmotae genome:
- a CDS encoding stealth conserved region 3 domain-containing protein, with translation MRIAWLVFNLDGMGGTSRSAITQANALAPDHDVRLVSVTRSGDRPHYDVDDRVAVQYLVDVREDRDPTVPPVAGLTPAVATALADRESALVPARWDGQFSALTDVAMEAALPALDVDVLVTVTPALLASAVQLLPDHVTVVHQEHRSSSDRTSGLEPLLTYAPRADVVALLTPTVETWLRERLGEVAPETVVVPNPLPIGFVPRSRLDRKVIVAAGRLVPEKQFPKLVAAFGQVADRLPGWRLRICGEGPQRAEILRQVRKDGLWDRVELPGAVPDMRGEWAKASISALTSRAEGFPLVVQEAMAAGVPVASFDCASGPREIIEHEVSGLLVGPESVAGMAAALLRLAGDEELRHRLGEGAHRAARQYDAHALAERWLGIFADARARRAGRGRLESRALAKPPRRPRAAAAAVDVAEVTPLEARRTALRLAVDAARAASDAWFVVPRDGSNPPTVVVPMAARRALLDHLAAASVPSYLSLRDPAQHGWHERRGSVAELAADLRRGMTTQVSLEPWPTDPRTGRPGLLAGGCGVDVQFWETGVDGDLVAPRRNRWVQTLPAGTRLVDHEVDGVTVRTLPLMAEPTFDECRFPIDVVYTWVDGDDPAWNDARAARLAQVTGTATTREASGRARFVHRDELRHSMRSVHLFAPWVRHVYLVTAGQRPDWLADHPQVTVVDHREILPAEALPTFSSHAIETALHRIPGLSEQWIYLNDDVFLGRPVRPEQLFTPAGQNAVFLSATTVGPDDAPGAPAYLHAAWNNRRLLREAFGVTTTSTLAHTPHPHRVSVLTEISERFAEDVARTARAPFRSEADVSLLSSLAQHYGLATGTAYVGSAEHAFVNVSNSDVEWQLQRLLDREQDFFCLGDHHDHAVTAARLDRLLADFYAEYYPVAAPWER, from the coding sequence GTGAGGATCGCCTGGCTCGTCTTCAACCTCGACGGCATGGGCGGCACGTCGCGCTCGGCCATCACCCAGGCCAACGCGCTGGCGCCCGACCACGACGTGCGCCTGGTGAGCGTGACCCGCAGCGGGGACCGGCCGCACTACGACGTGGACGACCGGGTCGCGGTGCAGTACCTCGTCGACGTCCGCGAGGACCGCGACCCCACCGTCCCGCCCGTCGCCGGGCTCACCCCGGCGGTCGCCACCGCCCTCGCCGACCGCGAGTCCGCGCTGGTCCCGGCCCGGTGGGACGGCCAGTTCTCCGCGCTGACCGACGTCGCGATGGAGGCGGCGCTGCCCGCCCTCGACGTCGACGTGCTGGTCACCGTCACCCCCGCGCTGCTGGCCTCGGCGGTCCAGCTGCTGCCCGACCACGTCACCGTCGTCCACCAGGAGCACCGCTCCTCCTCCGACCGCACCTCCGGCCTCGAGCCGCTGCTGACCTACGCACCGCGCGCCGACGTCGTCGCGCTGCTGACCCCGACCGTCGAGACCTGGCTGCGCGAGCGGCTCGGCGAGGTCGCGCCGGAGACCGTGGTCGTGCCGAACCCGCTGCCGATCGGGTTCGTCCCCCGCTCCCGGCTGGACCGCAAGGTCATCGTGGCCGCGGGCCGGCTGGTCCCGGAGAAGCAGTTCCCCAAGCTCGTCGCCGCCTTCGGCCAGGTCGCGGACCGGCTCCCCGGCTGGCGCCTGCGCATCTGCGGCGAGGGCCCCCAGCGCGCCGAGATCCTCCGCCAGGTCCGCAAGGACGGCCTGTGGGACCGCGTGGAGCTGCCGGGCGCGGTGCCCGACATGCGCGGTGAGTGGGCCAAGGCCAGCATCTCCGCGCTGACCTCCCGCGCCGAGGGCTTCCCGCTCGTCGTCCAGGAGGCGATGGCCGCGGGCGTGCCGGTCGCCAGCTTCGACTGCGCCTCCGGGCCGCGCGAGATCATCGAGCACGAGGTCTCGGGCCTCCTCGTGGGCCCCGAGTCGGTCGCCGGCATGGCCGCCGCGCTGCTGCGCCTGGCCGGCGACGAGGAGCTGCGCCACCGCCTCGGCGAGGGCGCGCACCGCGCCGCCCGGCAGTACGACGCCCACGCGCTCGCCGAGCGCTGGCTCGGCATCTTCGCCGACGCCCGCGCCCGCCGCGCCGGCCGCGGACGACTGGAGTCCCGGGCGCTCGCGAAGCCGCCGCGCCGGCCCCGGGCGGCCGCGGCGGCCGTCGACGTCGCCGAGGTGACCCCGCTCGAGGCCCGCCGGACCGCGCTGCGGCTGGCCGTCGACGCGGCCCGCGCCGCCAGCGACGCCTGGTTCGTGGTCCCCCGCGACGGGTCCAACCCGCCCACGGTCGTCGTGCCGATGGCGGCCCGCCGCGCCCTCCTGGACCACCTCGCCGCCGCGAGCGTCCCGTCGTACCTCTCCCTGCGCGACCCGGCCCAGCACGGCTGGCACGAGCGGCGCGGGAGCGTCGCGGAGCTCGCCGCCGACCTGCGCCGCGGGATGACCACCCAGGTGAGCCTCGAGCCGTGGCCGACCGACCCGCGCACCGGCCGGCCCGGGCTGCTGGCCGGCGGCTGCGGGGTTGACGTGCAGTTCTGGGAGACCGGCGTCGACGGCGACCTGGTCGCGCCGCGCCGCAACCGGTGGGTGCAGACCCTCCCGGCGGGCACGAGGCTGGTCGACCACGAGGTCGACGGCGTCACGGTCCGGACCCTGCCGCTGATGGCGGAGCCGACCTTCGACGAGTGCCGCTTCCCGATCGACGTGGTCTACACCTGGGTCGACGGCGACGACCCGGCGTGGAACGACGCGCGCGCCGCGCGGCTCGCGCAGGTCACCGGCACCGCCACCACCCGCGAGGCCAGCGGGCGGGCGCGGTTCGTCCACCGCGACGAGCTGCGCCACTCGATGCGCAGCGTGCACCTCTTCGCGCCCTGGGTGCGCCACGTCTACCTGGTCACCGCCGGGCAGCGGCCCGACTGGCTCGCCGACCACCCCCAGGTGACGGTCGTCGACCACCGCGAGATCCTGCCGGCCGAGGCGCTGCCGACGTTCAGCTCCCACGCGATCGAGACCGCGCTGCACCGCATCCCGGGGCTCAGCGAGCAGTGGATCTACCTCAACGACGACGTGTTCCTCGGGCGTCCGGTGCGCCCCGAGCAGCTGTTCACCCCGGCCGGGCAGAACGCCGTGTTCCTCTCGGCCACGACCGTCGGCCCCGACGACGCACCCGGCGCGCCGGCGTACCTCCACGCCGCCTGGAACAACCGCCGGCTCCTGCGCGAGGCCTTCGGGGTGACCACCACCAGCACGCTGGCGCACACCCCGCACCCGCACCGCGTCTCGGTGCTCACCGAGATCAGCGAGCGGTTCGCCGAGGACGTCGCGCGCACCGCGCGGGCGCCGTTCCGCTCCGAGGCCGACGTCTCCCTGCTCAGCTCGCTGGCCCAGCACTACGGCCTGGCGACCGGCACGGCGTACGTCGGCTCCGCCGAGCACGCCTTCGTCAACGTCAGCAACAGCGACGTGGAGTGGCAGCTGCAGCGGCTGCTGGACCGCGAGCAGGACTTCTTCTGCCTCGGCGACCACCACGACCACGCGGTCACCGCCGCGCGGCTGGACCGGCTGCTGGCCGACTTCTACGCCGAGTACTACCCGGTCGCCGCGCCCTGGGAGCGCTGA
- a CDS encoding ATP-dependent DNA ligase has product MDLPVMPPVQPMLATSVAGVPDPGKHAGGLLYEPKWDGFRCILFRDGDEVELTSRNTKPLTRYFPEVVAAAKEQLPERCVLDGELFVAVGDRLEFEVLQERIHPAASRVRMLSETTPAGFVAFDLLALGEESYAERPLAERRAALEEALAHLVGGRGPCHLTRATTDPAEAEGWFTRFEGAGLDGVVAKPLAAAYVQNGRTMLKVKHERTADVVVAGYREHKTSTSERMLLGSLLLGLYDADGSLQHIGVSASFTEKRRAELIEELQPLVCPAEEHPWGAWSEMAIANPDRVPGTQSRWSVGKDLSFTPLRPERVLEVKYDHMEGRRFRHTAHFKRWRPDRDPTSCGYDQLDEPVRYDLAEVLSAAPGTAAAQPRGQRHGDGRGD; this is encoded by the coding sequence ATGGACCTGCCCGTGATGCCGCCCGTGCAGCCGATGCTCGCCACGTCCGTGGCGGGCGTGCCCGACCCGGGCAAGCACGCGGGCGGGCTGCTGTACGAGCCGAAGTGGGACGGCTTCCGGTGCATCCTGTTCCGCGACGGCGACGAGGTGGAGCTGACCAGCCGCAACACCAAGCCGTTGACGCGGTACTTCCCCGAGGTCGTCGCGGCGGCCAAGGAGCAGCTGCCGGAGCGGTGCGTGCTCGACGGCGAGCTGTTCGTCGCCGTCGGTGACCGGCTGGAGTTCGAGGTCCTCCAGGAGCGGATCCACCCGGCCGCGTCGCGGGTGCGGATGCTGAGCGAGACGACGCCGGCCGGCTTCGTCGCCTTCGACCTGCTGGCGCTGGGCGAGGAGTCCTACGCCGAGCGCCCGTTGGCCGAGCGGCGGGCCGCGCTGGAGGAGGCGCTCGCCCACCTCGTCGGTGGGCGCGGGCCGTGCCACCTCACCCGGGCCACCACCGACCCGGCCGAGGCGGAGGGCTGGTTCACCCGGTTCGAGGGCGCGGGGCTCGACGGGGTGGTCGCCAAGCCACTCGCGGCGGCGTACGTCCAGAACGGCCGCACCATGCTCAAGGTCAAGCACGAGCGGACCGCCGACGTGGTGGTGGCGGGCTACCGCGAGCACAAGACGAGCACCTCCGAGCGGATGCTGCTGGGCAGCCTGCTGCTCGGGCTGTACGACGCCGACGGCTCCCTCCAGCACATCGGGGTCAGCGCCAGCTTCACCGAGAAGCGCCGCGCCGAGCTGATCGAGGAGCTCCAACCGCTGGTGTGCCCCGCCGAGGAGCACCCCTGGGGCGCCTGGAGCGAGATGGCGATCGCCAACCCCGACCGCGTCCCTGGCACGCAGAGCCGGTGGAGCGTCGGCAAGGACCTCTCCTTCACCCCGCTCCGGCCCGAGCGGGTCCTGGAGGTGAAGTACGACCACATGGAGGGCCGCCGCTTCCGCCACACCGCGCACTTCAAGCGCTGGCGGCCCGACCGCGACCCGACCTCGTGCGGCTACGACCAGCTCGACGAGCCGGTGCGCTACGACCTCGCCGAGGTGCTGAGCGCCGCGCCGGGGACGGCCGCGGCGCAGCCACGCGGGCAACGGCACGGGGACGGACGCGGGGACTAG
- the glmU gene encoding bifunctional UDP-N-acetylglucosamine diphosphorylase/glucosamine-1-phosphate N-acetyltransferase GlmU, translating to MTNNLTVIVLAAGGGTRMRSKTPKVLHPVCGRSMLGHVLHAVQTLEPRQVVAVVGHQRELVGPHVKELLPDALLAVQEDQLGTGHAVRVAVEAAGGIGSGTVLVAYGDTPLLEGESLRAFAAEHEAAERAVSILSGIVPAPFGYGRVVRDADGDVVAIVEEKDATPEQREIHEINSGILAFDAAFLAEALPQIGNDNAKGEYYLTDCVQLARDAGLTVGAYPLEDVLQTEGANDRAQLADLGREMNRRILTRWMREGVSVMDPATTWVDADVELAQDVTILPGTQLLGATVVGEDAVIGPDTTLQDCEIGAGARVVRTHGQLAVVGQDANVGPFAYLRPGTHLGEGGKIGTFVETKNSTLAAGAKVPHLSYVGDAEVGEGTNIGAGTIFANYDGVAKHRTTIGRHARTGSNNTFVAPVTVGDGAGTGAGTVVREDVPAGDLAVSAGPQRNVEGWVLRRRAGTAQAAAAEAVRDSAHTGSDADVDGVGGTPPPGGES from the coding sequence GTGACGAACAACCTGACGGTCATCGTGCTCGCGGCCGGCGGCGGCACCCGGATGCGGTCGAAGACCCCGAAGGTGCTGCACCCGGTCTGCGGGCGCAGCATGCTCGGCCACGTGCTGCACGCGGTGCAGACCCTGGAGCCGCGCCAGGTGGTGGCGGTGGTCGGCCACCAGCGCGAGCTGGTCGGACCGCACGTGAAGGAGCTCCTGCCCGACGCGCTGCTCGCGGTCCAGGAGGACCAGCTCGGCACGGGCCACGCGGTGCGGGTGGCGGTGGAGGCCGCCGGCGGGATCGGGTCGGGCACGGTGCTGGTGGCGTACGGCGACACCCCGCTGCTCGAGGGCGAGTCGCTGCGCGCCTTCGCCGCCGAGCACGAGGCGGCCGAGCGGGCGGTGAGCATCCTCAGCGGGATCGTGCCCGCGCCGTTCGGCTACGGCCGGGTCGTCCGCGACGCCGACGGCGACGTGGTCGCGATCGTCGAGGAGAAGGACGCCACCCCCGAGCAGCGCGAGATCCACGAGATCAACTCCGGGATCCTCGCCTTCGACGCGGCGTTCCTCGCCGAGGCCCTGCCGCAGATCGGGAACGACAACGCCAAGGGCGAGTACTACCTGACCGACTGCGTGCAGCTGGCCCGCGACGCCGGGCTGACCGTCGGGGCCTACCCGCTCGAGGACGTCCTGCAGACCGAGGGCGCCAACGACCGCGCCCAGCTCGCCGACCTCGGCCGGGAGATGAACCGCCGGATCCTCACCCGGTGGATGCGCGAGGGCGTCTCCGTGATGGATCCCGCGACGACGTGGGTCGACGCCGACGTCGAGCTGGCCCAGGACGTCACGATCCTCCCGGGCACCCAGCTGCTCGGCGCGACCGTCGTCGGCGAGGACGCCGTCATCGGCCCCGACACCACCCTCCAGGACTGCGAGATCGGCGCCGGCGCGCGGGTCGTGCGCACCCACGGCCAGCTGGCGGTCGTGGGCCAGGACGCGAACGTCGGGCCGTTCGCCTACCTCCGCCCCGGCACGCACCTCGGGGAGGGCGGGAAGATCGGCACCTTCGTGGAGACCAAGAACTCCACCCTCGCCGCGGGCGCGAAGGTCCCGCACCTGTCCTACGTCGGCGACGCCGAGGTCGGGGAGGGCACCAACATCGGCGCGGGCACGATCTTCGCCAACTACGACGGGGTCGCCAAGCACCGCACGACGATCGGCCGCCACGCGCGGACCGGCTCGAACAACACCTTCGTCGCGCCGGTCACCGTGGGCGACGGAGCGGGCACCGGCGCGGGGACGGTCGTGCGCGAGGACGTCCCGGCGGGCGACCTGGCGGTCAGCGCCGGCCCGCAGCGCAACGTCGAGGGCTGGGTCCTCCGCCGCCGCGCCGGCACCGCCCAGGCAGCCGCGGCCGAGGCCGTACGAGACTCGGCTCACACCGGGTCCGACGCGGACGTGGACGGAGTTGGGGGGACCCCGCCTCCGGGGGGAGAATCTTGA
- a CDS encoding ribose-phosphate diphosphokinase, giving the protein MTGMKKTTEKNLMVFSGRAHPELAEEVAGILGTDLVPTSAYEFANSEIYVRYEESVRGCDAFVLQSHTAPINEWIMEHLIMVDALKRASAKRITVVMPFYGYARQDKKHRGREPISARLMADLFKTAGADRLISVDLHADQIQGYFDGPVDHLMALPILTQYVKEKYGHEQLCVVSPDAGRIKVAERWSAKLGGVPLAFIHKTRRTDRPNETVANRVVGEVAGKMCILTDDMIDTGGTIVKAAEALMKDGAAGVIIAATHAILSDPAVDRLKNCSAVEVIVTNTLPIAPEREFDKLTILSIAPLVARAIREVFEDGSVTSMFDGHA; this is encoded by the coding sequence ATGACCGGCATGAAGAAGACCACCGAGAAGAACCTGATGGTCTTCAGCGGTCGGGCCCATCCCGAGCTCGCCGAGGAGGTGGCCGGGATCCTCGGCACCGACCTCGTGCCGACCTCGGCCTATGAGTTCGCCAACTCCGAGATCTACGTCCGCTACGAGGAGTCGGTGCGCGGCTGCGACGCGTTCGTGCTGCAGAGCCACACCGCTCCGATCAACGAGTGGATCATGGAGCACCTGATCATGGTCGACGCGCTCAAGCGCGCGAGCGCCAAGCGGATCACCGTGGTCATGCCCTTCTACGGCTACGCCCGCCAGGACAAGAAGCACCGCGGTCGCGAGCCGATCTCGGCCCGCCTGATGGCCGACCTGTTCAAGACCGCCGGCGCCGACCGGCTGATCTCGGTCGACCTGCACGCCGACCAGATCCAGGGCTACTTCGACGGCCCCGTCGACCACCTGATGGCGCTGCCGATCCTGACCCAGTACGTCAAGGAGAAGTACGGCCACGAGCAGCTGTGCGTCGTCTCCCCGGACGCCGGCCGGATCAAGGTCGCCGAGCGCTGGTCGGCCAAGCTCGGCGGCGTACCGCTCGCGTTCATCCACAAGACCCGGCGCACCGACCGGCCGAACGAGACCGTCGCCAATCGCGTCGTCGGCGAGGTCGCCGGCAAGATGTGCATCCTGACCGACGACATGATCGACACCGGCGGCACGATCGTGAAGGCCGCCGAGGCGCTCATGAAGGACGGCGCCGCCGGCGTGATCATCGCCGCGACGCACGCGATCCTCTCCGACCCCGCGGTCGACCGGCTCAAGAACTGCTCGGCCGTCGAGGTCATCGTCACCAACACGCTGCCGATCGCCCCGGAGCGGGAGTTCGACAAGCTGACGATCCTCTCGATCGCCCCGCTGGTCGCCCGCGCGATCCGCGAGGTCTTCGAGGACGGCTCGGTCACCTCGATGTTCGACGGCCACGCCTGA
- a CDS encoding 50S ribosomal protein L25/general stress protein Ctc codes for MASEKITAEKRTEFGKGAARRIRRENKVPAVIYGHGNDPIHVTLPGHATMLALKHGGANALLELDIEGDIQLALTKQVQIDPIKRHLEHVDFVAVVRGEKVTVDVPVLVTGEAARETLVVTENTTVSLEAEATHIPESIEVSIEGLPAGTQILASQLELPSGSTLLVDGETLIVNITEQVSAEALEAELADAEAEAGIERDESDESAAESAEGDAAADESAADSE; via the coding sequence ATGGCCAGCGAGAAGATCACCGCCGAGAAGCGGACCGAGTTCGGCAAGGGCGCCGCCCGCCGGATCCGCCGCGAGAACAAGGTGCCCGCCGTCATCTACGGTCACGGCAACGACCCCATCCACGTGACCCTCCCGGGCCACGCCACCATGCTCGCGCTCAAGCACGGCGGCGCCAACGCGCTGCTCGAGCTCGACATCGAGGGCGACATCCAGCTCGCGCTGACCAAGCAGGTCCAGATCGACCCGATCAAGCGCCACCTCGAGCACGTCGACTTCGTCGCCGTCGTCCGGGGCGAGAAGGTCACCGTCGACGTCCCCGTCCTCGTGACCGGCGAGGCCGCCAGGGAGACGCTCGTCGTCACCGAGAACACCACGGTCTCCCTCGAGGCCGAGGCGACCCACATCCCCGAGTCCATCGAGGTCTCGATCGAGGGCCTGCCCGCCGGCACCCAGATCCTCGCCTCGCAGCTCGAGCTGCCCTCCGGCTCCACCCTGCTCGTCGACGGTGAGACCCTCATCGTCAACATCACCGAGCAGGTCTCCGCCGAGGCCCTCGAGGCCGAGCTCGCCGACGCCGAGGCCGAGGCCGGCATCGAGCGCGACGAGTCCGACGAGAGCGCTGCGGAGTCCGCCGAGGGCGACGCCGCTGCCGACGAGTCGGCCGCCGACTCCGAGTAA
- the pth gene encoding aminoacyl-tRNA hydrolase produces MTDTANPVWLVVGLGNPGPSYAGHRHNIGYLVTDELARRMGSPFRAHKSGRADVVEGRFGSPGSAQARVVLARPRCYMNEVGGPVKALATFYKVPPERIVAIHDELDIPFDTMRAKLGGGDNGHNGLKSMRSSLGTGEFHRLRVGIGRPPGRQEVADFVLSNYSAAERKVLPFQVDTAADAVECLVLEGLERTQQKFNS; encoded by the coding sequence GTGACCGACACCGCCAACCCCGTGTGGCTCGTCGTCGGCCTCGGGAATCCCGGCCCTTCCTATGCCGGTCACCGGCACAACATCGGCTACCTCGTCACCGACGAGCTGGCCCGCCGGATGGGCTCGCCGTTCCGCGCCCACAAGTCCGGCCGGGCCGACGTCGTCGAGGGCCGGTTCGGCTCGCCGGGCTCGGCGCAGGCGCGGGTCGTGCTGGCCCGCCCGCGGTGCTACATGAACGAGGTCGGCGGGCCGGTCAAGGCGCTCGCCACTTTCTACAAGGTGCCGCCCGAGCGCATCGTCGCGATCCACGACGAGCTCGACATCCCCTTCGACACGATGCGCGCCAAGCTCGGTGGCGGGGACAACGGCCACAACGGCCTGAAGTCGATGCGTTCCTCGCTCGGCACCGGCGAGTTCCACCGGCTCCGCGTCGGCATCGGCCGCCCGCCGGGCCGCCAGGAGGTCGCGGACTTCGTGCTGTCCAACTACTCCGCCGCGGAGCGCAAGGTCCTGCCGTTCCAGGTCGACACCGCCGCCGACGCGGTCGAGTGCCTGGTGCTGGAGGGCCTCGAGCGCACGCAGCAGAAGTTCAACTCCTGA
- a CDS encoding HAD family hydrolase, with the protein MRASPSPSPSPSPSVSGTAVRAVLLDADGVLQVNPPGWLDTLRSLVPAGSGERFTEHLFEAEQAALTGHRSFRDVVAEVLEHWGVPERAEDLVAHYHHIEVVSDTAEVARDLRAAGVPVHLATNQHDLRTAYMRDELGYGDLLDSTFSSCELGVTKSDPAFFVRVVERLGLEPAAVLHVDDKDHYVEAAREAGLRGVVWTVDDGPDALRSALREHGLPI; encoded by the coding sequence ATGCGCGCCTCGCCCTCGCCCTCGCCCTCGCCCTCGCCCTCGGTGTCGGGCACGGCCGTCCGGGCGGTGCTCCTCGACGCCGACGGCGTCCTCCAGGTCAACCCGCCGGGCTGGCTCGACACGCTGCGCTCCCTCGTCCCCGCCGGCTCGGGGGAGCGGTTCACCGAGCACCTCTTCGAGGCCGAGCAGGCGGCGCTCACCGGGCACCGCTCCTTCCGCGACGTCGTCGCCGAGGTGCTCGAGCACTGGGGCGTGCCGGAGCGGGCCGAGGACCTGGTGGCGCACTACCACCACATCGAGGTCGTGTCCGACACCGCCGAGGTCGCCCGCGACCTGCGCGCGGCCGGCGTCCCGGTCCACCTGGCGACCAACCAGCACGACCTGCGCACGGCGTACATGCGCGACGAGCTCGGGTACGGCGACCTCCTCGACTCCACCTTCAGCTCCTGCGAGCTCGGGGTCACCAAGAGCGACCCGGCCTTCTTCGTCCGCGTCGTCGAGCGGCTCGGGCTCGAGCCGGCCGCGGTGCTGCACGTCGACGACAAGGACCACTATGTCGAGGCGGCCCGCGAGGCCGGCCTGCGCGGCGTGGTGTGGACCGTCGACGACGGGCCGGACGCCCTCCGCTCCGCCCTGCGTGAGCACGGCCTCCCGATCTGA
- a CDS encoding 3'(2'),5'-bisphosphate nucleotidase CysQ translates to MTFDAGSPPESAAHDDHVLATWLATVAGERLLEVRGEGLEGKELKDAGDRAAHELLMGLIAEHRPDDALLSEEGKDDKARLTKDRVWIVDPLDGTREFSEVPREDWAVHVALWQDGDLVAGAVAQPALGETFNTGQPPVVPPRTSERPRIAVSRSRPPAFVHALAEELDAELVAMGSAGVKVISVARDLTDAYVHAGGQFEWDSAAPVAVARAAGLFTSRVDGTPLQYNQEDVYLPDLIVCRPELAEAIVEFVKRHGVG, encoded by the coding sequence GTGACCTTCGACGCCGGTTCCCCGCCCGAGTCCGCTGCCCACGACGACCACGTCCTCGCGACGTGGCTGGCCACCGTCGCCGGCGAGCGGCTGCTCGAGGTCCGCGGTGAGGGCCTGGAGGGCAAGGAGCTCAAGGACGCCGGCGACCGCGCCGCCCACGAGCTGCTGATGGGCCTGATCGCCGAGCACCGCCCCGACGACGCCTTGCTCTCCGAGGAGGGCAAGGACGACAAGGCCCGGCTGACCAAGGACCGGGTCTGGATCGTCGACCCGCTCGACGGGACCCGGGAGTTCTCCGAGGTGCCCCGCGAGGACTGGGCCGTCCACGTCGCGCTGTGGCAGGACGGCGACCTGGTCGCCGGGGCCGTCGCGCAGCCGGCGCTGGGGGAGACCTTCAACACCGGCCAGCCGCCGGTCGTGCCGCCGCGCACCAGCGAGCGCCCGCGGATCGCGGTCTCGCGCAGCCGCCCGCCGGCGTTCGTCCACGCGCTGGCCGAGGAGCTCGACGCCGAGCTGGTCGCGATGGGCTCGGCCGGGGTCAAGGTCATCAGCGTCGCCCGCGACCTCACCGACGCCTACGTGCACGCCGGCGGCCAGTTCGAGTGGGACTCCGCCGCCCCCGTCGCGGTCGCCCGCGCCGCCGGGCTGTTCACCAGCCGCGTCGACGGCACCCCGCTGCAGTACAACCAGGAGGACGTCTACCTCCCCGACCTCATCGTCTGCCGCCCCGAGCTGGCCGAGGCGATCGTGGAGTTCGTCAAGCGCCACGGCGTCGGCTGA